The genomic stretch CACCAGGGCGAGCGCGGTCTGGAGCGAGGACCAGCCACGCAGTTCCTGGAGGTAGAGCGTCACCACGAACTGGAAGCCGAAGAAGGCGCCGACGAAGAGCAGCGCCCCGAGATCGGCCCGCACGACCGGCCCCACGCGCAGGATGCCCAGCCGGACCAGCGGATCGGCGGACCGGCGCTCGACGGCCACGAAGGCGACGGCGAGCAGCAGCGCCGCGAGCGCCGCGGCCGCGGTGAGCGGCCAGTCGTCCAGACCGTGTTCCAGGCGTACGACGGTGTAGGCGGCCAGCAGCATCGCGCCCGCGGCGAGGATCGCGCCGGGCAGATCGAAGCCGCGGCCACGCTCGCGCGGGGCGTCCTGCCGGGGCACCAGCCGGACCGCCGCGAGCAGCAGCGCGGCGGTCAGCAGCACCGGGGCGAAGAAGACCCACCGCCAGCCCAGCTCGGTGAGCAGTCCGCCGGCCACCAGACCGAAGGAGAAACCGCCGGCGGCCGTACCGGCGAAGATCAGCAGGGCCTTGTTGCGCCGCGGGCCCTCCTCGTAGGACGTGGTGATCAGGGACAGCGCGGCCGGGGTCATGAAGGCGGACGCGACGCCGGTGACGAAGCGGGCGAGGATCAGCATCCAGCCCTCGGTGGCGAAACCGCCGAGGCCGGAGAAGCCCAGGAAGACGGTCAGCCAGAGCAGGAACATCCGGCGCCGGCCCAGCAGGTCGGCGGCCCGGCCGCCGAGCAGGGTGAAACCGGCGTAGCCGAGGACGTAGGCGCTCATGACCCAGGCCGCGGTGCCGGTGGAGAGCCCGAGATCGGCTCGGATCGAGGGGATCGCGACGGCCATCATGGCGACGTCGATGCCCTCCAGGAAGATCGTTCCGCAGAGGACCAACAGCAGCGCCCAGGCGCGGGTGCCCATGACAACACTCCCTGTGTGCGTAGGGGGCGGTTACGCAGATGAGGGTCGGTTCCCTCTTGTAACCGACCTCAGCCTGCGGCAGCATCGACAGACATGGAAGAAGGCACTTCGAAGTCACCGAGTAACTGCGCGAGCACCGTGGACTACGGCGACGCCGACCCCTTCCAGTGGGACACCCGGGAAGACTGCCAGGTACGGCAGATCCTGGACAGGGTGGCCGACAAGTGGTCACTGCTGGTCATCGCCCTGCTGGAGAACCGGAGGCTGCGCTTCACCGAGCTGCGCCGGGAGATCGACGGGGTCAGCCAGCGCATGCTGACGGTGACGCTGCGGCAGTTGGAGCGGGACGGCCTGGTCAAGCGGACGGTGCATCCCGTGGTGCCGCCGAAGGTGGAGTACGAGCTGACGGCACTGGGACAGACCCTGCACGCGACGATCCAGTCGCTGGTCACCTGGACCGAGCGGCACCAGCAGGAGATCGCGCAGGCGCGGGAGGCGTACGACCGGCAGCAGGTCGAGGTGGAGTAGGACAGTTTCTGTCCTCGCAGGGGGCTATAAGTAACCCCATGACACAGACCCCTGACTCCTCGTCAGCCCCCGCCCCGCTGCACTGGAAGCTCGTCATCGACTGCGCGCACCCGCAGTCGCAGGCCGACTTCTGGGCCGCCGCGCTGCACTACGAGGTCGAGGACAACAACGCGCTCATCGAGCGGCTGCTGGAGCTCGGCGCCCTGCCCCGCGAGGCCGTGGTCGAGTTCCACGCCCGCCTCGCCTTCCGGGACCTGGTCGCCGTACGGCATCCCGCGGACCCGTACGACCAGGACAGCGGCACCGGGCTCGGGCGGCGGCTGCTGTTCCAGCGGGTGCCGGAGGCGAAGACGGTCAAGAACCGGCTGCACCTCGACGTGCACGCACCCGAGGGGCAGCGGGAGGCGGAGGTGAAGCGGCTGAAGAGGCTCGGCGCGCGCGTGCAGCGGGAGGTGAAGGAGCCGTCCGGGCAGTGGGTCGTGATGGAGGACCCGGAGGGGAACGAGTTCTGCGTGCAGTGAGTGCCGGGGCCGTCTTTGCTAGGGCTGCTGTCGGCGGACGCGTTCGGTGAGGCGGTTCATCCGGGTGCGGGCCGAGTCCAGGCGCTCGGGCTCCTCCGCCGCCGGGCCGTCGTCCGCCACGAGGGCGGCCCACAGGGCGATCAGCTCGTGCCCCAGGCGCAGGCCCAGTTCCGGAACGCGTACGGCACGCCAGGCGGTGGCCGCGCTCAGGACGTTGCCGTAGGCGGCCTCGGGGTCCTGTGCGCGGTAGTGGATCCGGGACAGGTCCAGGGAGATCGCGAAGGCCTGGGCGGGCTCTCCGGCCAAGTAGGCGATGTACGCGGCCAGTTCGCGGAGCTGTAGCACTTCCGGGTGCTCCGGACCCAGGTTCCGGGCGGCCTCCAGCACGGTCCGCTCCGCGAGCCGCGCGGCGTCCCGCGTCCGTCCGTCGCGTACGGCCGCGTTGATCCCGGCGACCGGCTCCGCCAGCAGTCCCGCGGGGGACGGCTCGTCCCCGAGCACGGCTTCGGCCACGGCGTCGAACCCACGGGGCGGGGTCGGCGCCTTGGGAGCCGGGTCCAAGGCCGGATCGAACGCGGGGTCCAGCTGTACGAGGGGCTTGGGCTTCGGGGCGGGCGGTGGCTGCGAGCCCAAGGGGACCGGCTGCGCGTCCATCGGTGCGGGTGGAGGTGCATCCGTGCGTGCCGACGTCGGTGTGTCCATCACCGGTGGTGGGCCGAACGCGCCGGTGGGCGGAGCGACCGTGCCGGGGGCGATGTCGGGAACGGCCCGCAGCGGGAAGGTGGGGGCCGGGTCCGCCGGCGGGCGCAGGAGGTGGGTGGGCATGTCCTTGGCGGGCGGCGCCGGGTTCGCCGCCTCAGGGGCTACGGCCTCCGGTGCCGGACCGGGCTCCTCCGTGAGCGCTACGGCCACGTCGACCTCCCTCGGCTCCCCCGTCAGCGCGCTCGACCCGTCCAGGTTGATCTGGAGCGGTACGGCGTAGCCGATGCGGTCGTCCTGGATCGTCGCGTACACGGGGTGGCCCGCGGCGAGCGCGATGCGGTGGAGGTGGTTCAGGACGGCCTGCTGGATCTCCTGGCCCGGGGCCGCCGTGACCGGGACGCCTCCGACCGAGGCCCCGCCGGGATCGGACGCATGGACACGGACCTCGATCGGGGCCGCCGACGGCCCAGCCTGCTGTTCCCGCTTCTTCGCGCGGCTGAGTCGAGACATCGGTTCCTCACTCGCTGGCAACACCTGTCGTCGAGTCTCTCCGCAGGTCCCCCGCGCACACGTCACCGCGACGTCACAGCCTCGTTCCAGGTGGCGTGAGAACGGCGGGCGGGGGCAAGCGAACTGACGTGCACTCGGGGCCGGAGATCTGGATACGCGGACCGGTGACAGTGACGGATGATGACATACCGCCACCTTTCACCCCCCGCCGCTACTCCTGGGTCGGCACCCACGGCGGCGCCGGTGTCACCACCCTGGCCCGCGTCTACGGCGGCCACGACTGCGGGCGGGACTGGCCGCGGCCCGGCGATCCACGATCCGTCCTGCTGGTCGGCCGTACGCACGCCGACGGGCTGGACGCCGTACTGCGTGCCGTGGCGGACTTCCGGCGCGAACCCCCGCCGCTCGGGCTCGACCTCGATGCCGTCGTGCTCGTCGCGGACGCGCCGGGGCGGCTGCCGCGTCCGCTCGCCCAGCGGGTGAAGGCGATCGAGTCGGTCATCGATGTGTACCGGGTGCCCTGGGTGCAGTCCTGGCGGCTCGGGGCGACCGAGGGGCCGCCGCCCCGGGAGACGGAAGCGCTGGCCCACCTGACAGGAGTCGGCCGCGGATAGAACGCCCTCGACATATTCTTGCGTACGCATATAATGCAGATGCAGCTTGTTCGCGCACGCCTGCCATTCGCGGGCCTGCGACCATCCGCATCCCTGGGGGACCCATGACCCGCCGTTTCCTGTTCGTCCTGGGCAGCAGCCGCTCCGACGGAAACACCGAACTGCTCGCCCGCCGCGCCGCCGAACAGTTGCCGAAGGACGTCGAGCAGCAGTGGATCGACCTCACCGCACACCCACTGCCGGACTTCGAGGATCTGCGCCACGACAGCGACCGGGTCCGGCCGACGGAGGGCAATGTCGCGCTGCTGCTCGACGCCACCCTCGCCGCGACGGACATCGTGATCGCCTCCCCGCTGTACTGGTACACGCTGTCCGCCCAGACCAAGCGCTACCTCGACTACTGGGCAGGCTGGCTGCGCACCCCCGGCCTCGATTTCAAGGCGACGTTGGCCGGGCGCACCCTCTGGGGCGTCACCGCGCTCGCCGAGTACGAGCCGAAGGTCGCCGACCCTCTGATCGGCTCGCTCAACAACTCGGCCGCGTACATGGGGATGCGCTTCGGCGGGGTACTGCTCGGCAACGGCAGCAAGCCGGGGGACGTGCTCAATGACGGTGAGGCGCTGGCCCGCGCGAAGACGTTCTTCCAAGGGGAGACGCCGCTCGCGCGGTACGCGCACGAAAGCTAGGCGGTGACGTCCTTCGCCGGCTAGGCCGTGATGTCCTTCGTCGTGAAGCGCGCCCAGGCCGCCGAGCCGAACACCCCGGCGTACAGGGCCTGGAGGCCGAGGTTCTTCACCAGGTCGTCCCAGTAGACCGGGTCCCGCATCAGGTCGGCGAAGGACAGCCAGTAGTGGGAGAAGAAGTACGGCTGGAGCGCGTCGAGCTGGGGGATCTGGTCGAGGATCTGGACCGTGATCAGCAGGCCCACCGTCGTCGCCATCGCCGCGATACCGCTGTTGGTGAGCGTGGAGATGAACAGGCCGAGCGCCGCGACCCCGGTCAGGGACGCGGCCACGACCAGCGCGATCAGCAGCGCGCGGCCCAGGCCCTCGGTGAAGCCGATCCGGGTGCCGGAGATCGTCGTCAGGTCTCCCAGCGGGAACAGCAGCGCGCCGACCGTCAGCGCCGAGGCCGCGACCACGAGGGTGGCCAGCAGGCAGAAGGCCATCGTGGTCGCGTACTTGGTGAGCAGCAGCCGGGAGCGGCCCGCGGGGGCGACCAGGAGATAGCGCAGGGTGCCCGCGTTCGCCTCCCCGGCGATGGCGTCGCCGGCGACCACGCCGATGGCCATCGGCAGGAAGAACGGGAGCGTGGCGGCGAGTGCGGTGAACACCAGGAACAGGCCGTTGTTGGTGATCTGCGAGATGAACGCGGGGCCTTCGCCTCCTCCGCCGCCGACCGAGCCGCCGTCGCCGGTTTCGATCTTCACGGCAATGCCGACGAGGACCGGAACTGCGGCCAGGACGCCCAGCAGGGCCAAGGTGCGCCAGCGGAAGAGCGTCGTACGCAACTCATTGCGCAGCAACCCGAAGGTCCACAACACGCTTGTCGGCCGGGTGAGTTCAACCTGCGACATCGAAGCCCTCCCCCGTCAGCGCCACGAACGCGTCCTCCAGGGAGGCTCGTTCGACTCCGAAGCCCCTGACCCGGACGCCCGCCATCACCAGCGCTGTGTTCAGGTCGGCGAGGTCCTGGTCCGGGGGTTCGGCCGTCACCCGGTCCTCGCTCACCACGACATCTCCCGCGCCCTGTTCCTTCAGCACCCGCGCCGCCTCGGCCGTGTCGGGTGTGGTGACCACCAGTCGGCCGCGCATTCCCGCCGCCAGGTCGCCCACCGCGCCCTGGGTGATGAGCCGTCCCTGGGCCATCACTGCCACGTCGGTGCATACCTGCTCGATCTCGTCGAGGAGGTGGGAGGAGAGGAAGACGGTCGTGCCGTCGGAGGCCAGCTCGCGGATCAGGGCGCGGATCTCGCGCATGCCCTGTGGGTCGAGGCCGTTGGTCGGCTCGTCCAGGACCAGCAGGCGGCGCGGCTGGAGGAGTGCCGATGCCAGGCCGAGGCGCTGTTTCATGCCCAGCGAGTACGCCTTGGCCTTCTTGCCCGCGGCGGCCGTCAGGCCCACCCGGTCCAGGGCCGCCGCGACGCGGGTGCGCCGGGTGCGCGGGTCGGCGGTCGGGTCCGCGGCGTCGTAGCGCAGGAGGTTGTCGCGGCCGGACAGGAAGCCGTAGAGCGCGGGGCCCTCGATCAGGGCGCCGATGTGCGGGAGGACGGCGCGGGTCGCGCGGGGCATGTGGCGGCCGAGCACCCGGGCCGTGCCGGAGGTGGGTTCGATCAGGCCCATCAGCATGCGGATGGTGGTGGTCTTGCCGGAGCCGTTGGGGCCCAGGAAGCCGAAGACACTGCCCGCCGGGACGGTCAGATCGAGTCCGTCCACGGCGAGTTGTCCGCCGCGGTACCGCTTGGTGAGCGCGCGGGTGACGATCACGCTGTCACCCTGCTCGGATGCCGGCTCCGCGGCGGACGTGTCAGTCATGGGTGCCTTATTACCCGGCGTCGGCGGCCTTCACCAGCGCATCCTTGGTGACCGCGCCGACGTAGACCGTGCCGTCGTCGGTGATCAGCGCGTTGACCAGGCGGGTCTTGAAGACGGTGCCCTCGCCGAACTTGCCCTTCACCTTGTCCCCGAGGGAGTCCATGAACCCGCCGAGGTCACCGCCGACCTCGGAGCCGGAGGGGATGCCCTCGCCGCCGGTCTCCATGACGGCGATGGCGTTCCAGCCCTCGCCGATGACCCGCGGTTCGCCTTCGGGGGCCCCGCCGGGTGCCTTGTCGGGCATCCTGGAGTGCTCCTCCTTCGCGACCTCTCCCTCCTCCGTGACCTTCGCGCCCTTCGGCGGGGTGAAGTCGAAGGTGGAGGCGGCCGGCTTGGCGAAGCTGACCTGGGTGAAGCCCGCGTCCACCACGGCGGCGCCGCCGCTCGCCGGGGTGAGCGTGAACTTCAGCGGCATCCCGGTCTTGGCGTCCACGGCCACGGTGATCTGGCCGACCGTGGTGCCGGACTGCTTGGGCTTGATCACCAGGCGGTAGGCGTCCCGGTCCGCGACCTGCGCGGTGCCGTCGACGGTGACGGACGTGGTGTCGTCGACCGACTTCAGGGCCTCCTCGGTGAGGTCCTTGGGCGTCGCCGGGACCTCCTTCTCCTGCTTTCCGCTCTCCTCTGCGGTGCCGTGGAAGACCTCGTTGGACGCGCTGTCGTAGCCCCAGACGTCCTTGCCGTTGTGGATGAGGCTGTACTCGGCGGCGTTCTCCAGCAGCGAGAGCTTCTGCCGGTCGGGGCCGTCGGTGGCAACCCGCAGGGTGTGCGTGCCGGTGACCAGCTCGGTGAGCTTGGCCGACGGGTCGGCCGACGAACCGTCCCCGGACTCCACCGCCCCGGACGCCAGCGAGCTCTCCAGACCCCCGAGGTCGGGCAGCCCCAGATCAGTGCTGATCTTCACGGTCCCGGACAGCTGCTGTACGTCGGACTCGGCGATCTTCTCGATGAGTTGCTGTGCGCTGATCTCCGGCAGGTCGGGGTCGCCGGAGTCGGCGATGGCGGGGACGAGACCGATGGTCGCCGCCGCCACGCCCACCACCGCGACCGGCACGACGTACCGTGCGGCCTTGCGCCGCCCGGAACGCAGGTCGTCGATCTCGTCCGGGGTGGTGCTGTCGTCGGATTCGTACGGTGCCATGTGTGCCTTACCTCCGTCGTCGGCGGCGGCCTGCCAACTCCCGTGCGTCCAGCTCGTAGCCGCCATTCTCACCCGAATCGGTGAGGAGTGGTGTTTTCCGTTGTCACCATCTGACCAAATCGGCTGTCGCGAAGCGTCAGACCGCGGGCTCAACTCCGTGTACACCTGCGGTATGACACGAGAGGGCGGCGTCTCCCCCGACCCGTAGGGGTCGTGTGGGGGGAGGCGCCGCCCGTCTCTTGCCCGACCTTGTCGATCAGTGCTGGATGAACACGTAGTCCGCCTGGTACGGAACGCCGACGATCGTCCCCGGGGTGCAGGAACCGGCCGGGGCGACGCCGCCGACGGTGTTCAGGCGGAGGATCTCCGCGGTGTGGGCGAGCAGGCCCCGGTGCTTGCCGGACTGAGTGGCCTTCAGGTCCAGCTCGGGGATGTTCCCCGCCCCGTTGGGGGTCCTGCTCAGGACGGATCCGGTGACCGCGCTGCGGTCGGGCGCGATCCACTGCGGGGTACCGGAGTTGGGCTGCACGAAGGAGTGCGCGATCGGCCCGGCGAGCAGGGCGCTGACGTCCCGCTGGGCGAAGGCGTGGCCGCCGCCCTCGGCCGGCTTGCACTCGTAGATCTGCTTGCCCTTGATGACGGATGCCTGGAAGTTGTCGAGGGCGTCGCGGAAGTCGAAGTCGGTGGTCACCTGGTGGAGTTGCCCGCGGACGGCTCCGCCGGGGAACTTCGCGGTGTGCAGGTTGGCGTAGAACGAGCCCGGGTCGGACTTCAGGGAGTCGAGGAGCGCCTGGTCGGTCACCTTGACGGTGCCGGTGAGGGTCTTGCCCTTGCTGTTCTTGAGGAGCTCGGTGAAGTCGACCTTGACGCCGCCGTTGGTGCCCTTGGCGCCCTGGTGGAGGTGGAGGGCGGTCGGGCGGTCGACGCCGCGCCACTTGACGGCGACGGAGACCTTGTCGCCCTTGACCTTGACGAATTGGAGCGCGGCGCCGTCCTGGTCCCCGACCGCGGGTCCACCGGCCACGGGCACCTCGTTGGCTCCGCGGAGACTGGCGGCGAGGACGGTTCCCTTGTCAGGGGTGGTGGAGGTGGCCGAGGCGGAGGTGGGAACCACGGCGGCGGCCACCGCTACGGCGGCGACGATCAGACTCGTACGCATGAAGTTTTCTCCCCGTTTGTCAGCCGACGCCCCCTGCGTCGGCTTCTGGGCATGAATACGGGGAGGATCTGGATTTGGACTCAGTCCAGCAATGTGGCGTGCGTCACTTGGGCGAATCCAGAGGGCCACAGGGCAACAGGGTGGGGTCAGCCCGCCCGATGCACCACCGCGTCACAGAGCTCCATCAGCGCCGCCTTCGCGTCGCACTCCGCCAGCGGCGCCAGCGAGGCGCGCGCGTCCTGCGCGTACCGCACCGTGTCGCGCCGGGCCTGCTCCAGTGCCGGATGCGTCCGCAGCGCCGCCAGCGCCTCCGCGTGGCGTACGTCGTCGGTCAGGTCGGAGTCGAGCAGTTCGCACAGGGCGATGTCCTCGGCGAGACCCAGCCGCTGCGCCCGCTCCCGCAGCCGCAGCACCGGCAGCGTCGGAATGCCCTCGCGCAGATCCGTGCCCGGCGTCTTCCCGGACTCGTGCGAGTCGGAGGCGATGTCGAGCACGTCGTCCGCGAGCTGGAAGGCGACCCCGAGCCGCTCGCCGTACTGCGTGAGAACGTCGACCACCGTCTCGTCGGCCCCGGACATCATCGCGCCGAAGCGGCACGACACCGCCACCAGCGATCCCGTCTTGCCGGCCAGCACATCGAGGTAGTGGTCGACCGGGTCGCGTCCGTCCTGCGGGCCGGCCGTCTCCAGGATCTGCCCGGTGACCAGCCGCTCGAACGCCTCGGCCTGCACCCGGACCGCCTCGGGCCCGAGGTCGGCGAGGATGTGCGAGGCGCGGGCGAAGAGGAAGTCACCCGTGAGGACCGCGACCGAGTTCCCCCAGCGGGTGTTGGCGCTGGCCACGCCGCGCCGGACCTCGGCCTCGTCCATCACGTCGTCGTGGTACAGCGTCGCCAGATGGGTCAGTTCCACGACCACGGCCGACGGCACGATCCCGGGCGCGTACCGGTCGCCGAACTGCGCGCTGAGCATCACGAGCAGCGGCCTGAACCGCTTCCCGCCCGCCCGCACGAGATGCTGAGCGGCCTCCGTGATGAAGGGGACCTCGCTCTTGGTGGCTTCGAGCAGTCCCTCCTCGACAGCAGCCAATCCGGCCTGGACATCGGCTTCCAGAGCCTGGTCCCGCACGCTCAGCCCGAACGGCCCGACGACGGTCACGAGGGGTCTCCTGTCTGCTGGTGTCTACTGGCGATTACGCGGTTTGTCGATAGGTCGCTGCCTTCACTCAAGTCAGCGTATCCGGTCACGTTTCGATCACCGATGCCGCCCGCCCGTCCACGACGGGCGGTATGGGATCACGCCGGTTATGTTTTTGATCAACTGATAAGAACGGATATCTATCGACTTACGTGGAAGTAGTGGAGTGTGTCTCGAATCGAGGTCGATACGACACCCCGCTCACCGGGGCCTTCACACGCGCTGGGGCCTTCACACGCGCTGGGGCTTTCACGTGCACTGGGGTTTTCGCGATGAGCCCGCGCATCCGTACGTCCTTCCCGTACGAGACGACCCACGAGGACGTCCGCATCCCGCTCGCGGACGGAACGCTGCTCTACGCGCGGGTGTGGCGCCCGCTGACCGACGAGCCCGTCCCGGCGCTCCTCGAGTATCTGCCGGACCGGCTGACCGACCGGACGGCCGCGCGCGACTTCCAGCGCCATCCCTGGTACGCGGGCCACGGCTACGCCTCCGTCCGGGTGGACAGCCGCGGGTACGGCAACAGCGAGGGGCTGCCGGCGGACGCGTACTCGGCGACCGAGCCGGCCGACGGGGTCGAGGTGGTGCGCTGGCTGGCGGACCGGCCCTGGTGCGACGGCAAGGTCGGCATGTTCGACATCTCCTGGGGCGGCTTCAACTCTCTCCAGATCGCGGCCCTCGCGCCCGAGCCGCTCAAGGCGATCGTCACGGTCTGCTCCACCGACGATCACTATGACAACGATGCGCACCACGCGGGAGGTTCCGTCCTCGCGGTCGACATGCACGCCCGGGCCGCGACGACGCTCGCCTCCGCCTGCCTGCCACCCGATCCGCGGTACGCCGGGGAGTCGTGGCGAGACCTCTGGCTGAAGCGCCTGGAGGCCGTCGAACCGGCCCATCCACTCCGGGACGACCACTCGCGCCGCGGCAGCGTCCGCGAGGACTACGACGCCATCGAGGCCGCCGTCCTCGCGGTGGGCGGCCGGCACGACCCGTACCGCGACACCGTGCTGCGCCTCGTCGAGCACCTGCCCGCCGACCGCGTCCGCGGCCTGCTCGGCCCCTGGTCCCATCAGTACCCCGACCAGGGCCTGCCGCCCGGACCGGCGATCGGCTTCCTCCAGGAGACCCTGCGCTGGTGGGACCACTGGCTGAAGGGTGAGGGTCCCCTCCCCGAGCCCCTCCTGCGCGCCTACGTCAGCGACTCCCACCCGCCCGCCACGGCCTACGACACCCTGCCCGGCCGCTGGGTCGGCGAGCCGTCCTGGCCCTCCCCGCACATCACCCGGGTGACGTACGCCCTCCAGGGCACCCCCGTCCTCGTACGGTCGCCCATGCACACCGGGGTGGACGCCGGACGCTTCGTCCCGCTCGGGAGCGACGCCGACCTGCCGCCGGACCAGCGGGAGGAGGACGCCCGCTCGGCCTGCTTCGAGTTCGCCGTGGGCGAGGAGACCTGGGTGCTGGGGCGGCCGGGGGTGCGGCTGCGGCTGACCTCGGAGGTGCCGCGCGGGCAGGTGATCGCGCGGGTCTGCGATGTCGCGCCCGACGGAGCTTCGACGCTGGTCACGCGGGGCGTGCTGAACCTCGCCGCGCGCCATGGCCGCGACCGGGCGGTGCCATGGGAGCCGGGCGCGACGGAGGACGTCGAGTTCGAGCTGGACGGCATCGGGCACGCCTTCCCGCCCGGCCATCGCATCCGGCTCGCGGTGTCCTCCGCGTACTGGCCGTGGGTCTGGCCGCAGCCCGAATCGACGGCGGGCTTCACGCTGGATCCGGCGGGGAGCTTCCTGGAAGTGCCGGTACGCGCGCGTGGCGCTTCGTCCGACATCGGCTCCGACACCGCCTCCGACATCGGCTCCGACATCGCCTTCGAGGCGCCGGAACAGGCCGAGCCCCTGGGCGTGAACGAGCCGGCCACGCTGGACGAGCCGCGCCCGCAGCAGCTGGTCGTCCGGGACGTGGCCAAGGGTGAGTGGCGCCTTGAGGTCGATCCGCGGTGCGGCGGCACGCGCGTGTACCCCGACGGGCTGGAGTT from Streptomyces davaonensis JCM 4913 encodes the following:
- a CDS encoding ABC transporter permease, with protein sequence MSQVELTRPTSVLWTFGLLRNELRTTLFRWRTLALLGVLAAVPVLVGIAVKIETGDGGSVGGGGGEGPAFISQITNNGLFLVFTALAATLPFFLPMAIGVVAGDAIAGEANAGTLRYLLVAPAGRSRLLLTKYATTMAFCLLATLVVAASALTVGALLFPLGDLTTISGTRIGFTEGLGRALLIALVVAASLTGVAALGLFISTLTNSGIAAMATTVGLLITVQILDQIPQLDALQPYFFSHYWLSFADLMRDPVYWDDLVKNLGLQALYAGVFGSAAWARFTTKDITA
- a CDS encoding DUF6668 family protein; translation: MTDDDIPPPFTPRRYSWVGTHGGAGVTTLARVYGGHDCGRDWPRPGDPRSVLLVGRTHADGLDAVLRAVADFRREPPPLGLDLDAVVLVADAPGRLPRPLAQRVKAIESVIDVYRVPWVQSWRLGATEGPPPRETEALAHLTGVGRG
- a CDS encoding flavodoxin family protein, whose amino-acid sequence is MTRRFLFVLGSSRSDGNTELLARRAAEQLPKDVEQQWIDLTAHPLPDFEDLRHDSDRVRPTEGNVALLLDATLAATDIVIASPLYWYTLSAQTKRYLDYWAGWLRTPGLDFKATLAGRTLWGVTALAEYEPKVADPLIGSLNNSAAYMGMRFGGVLLGNGSKPGDVLNDGEALARAKTFFQGETPLARYAHES
- a CDS encoding LolA family protein yields the protein MAPYESDDSTTPDEIDDLRSGRRKAARYVVPVAVVGVAAATIGLVPAIADSGDPDLPEISAQQLIEKIAESDVQQLSGTVKISTDLGLPDLGGLESSLASGAVESGDGSSADPSAKLTELVTGTHTLRVATDGPDRQKLSLLENAAEYSLIHNGKDVWGYDSASNEVFHGTAEESGKQEKEVPATPKDLTEEALKSVDDTTSVTVDGTAQVADRDAYRLVIKPKQSGTTVGQITVAVDAKTGMPLKFTLTPASGGAAVVDAGFTQVSFAKPAASTFDFTPPKGAKVTEEGEVAKEEHSRMPDKAPGGAPEGEPRVIGEGWNAIAVMETGGEGIPSGSEVGGDLGGFMDSLGDKVKGKFGEGTVFKTRLVNALITDDGTVYVGAVTKDALVKAADAG
- a CDS encoding polyprenyl synthetase family protein; protein product: MTVVGPFGLSVRDQALEADVQAGLAAVEEGLLEATKSEVPFITEAAQHLVRAGGKRFRPLLVMLSAQFGDRYAPGIVPSAVVVELTHLATLYHDDVMDEAEVRRGVASANTRWGNSVAVLTGDFLFARASHILADLGPEAVRVQAEAFERLVTGQILETAGPQDGRDPVDHYLDVLAGKTGSLVAVSCRFGAMMSGADETVVDVLTQYGERLGVAFQLADDVLDIASDSHESGKTPGTDLREGIPTLPVLRLRERAQRLGLAEDIALCELLDSDLTDDVRHAEALAALRTHPALEQARRDTVRYAQDARASLAPLAECDAKAALMELCDAVVHRAG
- a CDS encoding CocE/NonD family hydrolase — translated: MSPRIRTSFPYETTHEDVRIPLADGTLLYARVWRPLTDEPVPALLEYLPDRLTDRTAARDFQRHPWYAGHGYASVRVDSRGYGNSEGLPADAYSATEPADGVEVVRWLADRPWCDGKVGMFDISWGGFNSLQIAALAPEPLKAIVTVCSTDDHYDNDAHHAGGSVLAVDMHARAATTLASACLPPDPRYAGESWRDLWLKRLEAVEPAHPLRDDHSRRGSVREDYDAIEAAVLAVGGRHDPYRDTVLRLVEHLPADRVRGLLGPWSHQYPDQGLPPGPAIGFLQETLRWWDHWLKGEGPLPEPLLRAYVSDSHPPATAYDTLPGRWVGEPSWPSPHITRVTYALQGTPVLVRSPMHTGVDAGRFVPLGSDADLPPDQREEDARSACFEFAVGEETWVLGRPGVRLRLTSEVPRGQVIARVCDVAPDGASTLVTRGVLNLAARHGRDRAVPWEPGATEDVEFELDGIGHAFPPGHRIRLAVSSAYWPWVWPQPESTAGFTLDPAGSFLEVPVRARGASSDIGSDTASDIGSDIAFEAPEQAEPLGVNEPATLDEPRPQQLVVRDVAKGEWRLEVDPRCGGTRVYPDGLEFTEDALETYTIQEADPLSARARSDWSIRLHRPDLAWDTTVRTRSETTCDAADFITSNEVICTEGGEVVFHRTWEKRIPRTPRR
- a CDS encoding winged helix-turn-helix transcriptional regulator, producing MEEGTSKSPSNCASTVDYGDADPFQWDTREDCQVRQILDRVADKWSLLVIALLENRRLRFTELRREIDGVSQRMLTVTLRQLERDGLVKRTVHPVVPPKVEYELTALGQTLHATIQSLVTWTERHQQEIAQAREAYDRQQVEVE
- a CDS encoding CHRD domain-containing protein, which translates into the protein MRTSLIVAAVAVAAAVVPTSASATSTTPDKGTVLAASLRGANEVPVAGGPAVGDQDGAALQFVKVKGDKVSVAVKWRGVDRPTALHLHQGAKGTNGGVKVDFTELLKNSKGKTLTGTVKVTDQALLDSLKSDPGSFYANLHTAKFPGGAVRGQLHQVTTDFDFRDALDNFQASVIKGKQIYECKPAEGGGHAFAQRDVSALLAGPIAHSFVQPNSGTPQWIAPDRSAVTGSVLSRTPNGAGNIPELDLKATQSGKHRGLLAHTAEILRLNTVGGVAPAGSCTPGTIVGVPYQADYVFIQH
- a CDS encoding ABC transporter ATP-binding protein; protein product: MTDTSAAEPASEQGDSVIVTRALTKRYRGGQLAVDGLDLTVPAGSVFGFLGPNGSGKTTTIRMLMGLIEPTSGTARVLGRHMPRATRAVLPHIGALIEGPALYGFLSGRDNLLRYDAADPTADPRTRRTRVAAALDRVGLTAAAGKKAKAYSLGMKQRLGLASALLQPRRLLVLDEPTNGLDPQGMREIRALIRELASDGTTVFLSSHLLDEIEQVCTDVAVMAQGRLITQGAVGDLAAGMRGRLVVTTPDTAEAARVLKEQGAGDVVVSEDRVTAEPPDQDLADLNTALVMAGVRVRGFGVERASLEDAFVALTGEGFDVAG
- a CDS encoding VOC family protein is translated as MTQTPDSSSAPAPLHWKLVIDCAHPQSQADFWAAALHYEVEDNNALIERLLELGALPREAVVEFHARLAFRDLVAVRHPADPYDQDSGTGLGRRLLFQRVPEAKTVKNRLHLDVHAPEGQREAEVKRLKRLGARVQREVKEPSGQWVVMEDPEGNEFCVQ